The proteins below are encoded in one region of Plasmodium relictum strain SGS1 genome assembly, chromosome: 5:
- the HMGB2 gene encoding high mobility group protein B2, putative: MATKTQKKVLKKQNKKKKKDPLAPKRALSAYMFYVKDKRLEIIKEKPELAKDVAQVGKLIGEAWGKLSAAQKSPYEKKAQLDKVRYSKEIEEYRKKNKE, encoded by the coding sequence ATGGCTACAAAAACTCAAAAGAaggttttaaaaaaacaaaataagaaaaagaaaaaagatcCATTAGCTCCAAAGAGAGCTCTATCTGCTTATATGTTTTATGTAAAAGATAAAAGactagaaataataaaagaaaaaccAGAATTAGCCAAGGATGTTGCACAAGTAGGTAAATTGATTGGAGAAGCTTGGGGAAAGTTGAGCGCAGCTCAAAAGTCAccatatgaaaaaaaagcaCAGCTAGACAAAGTGCGATATTCAAAAGAAATTGaagaatatagaaaaaaaaataaggaataa
- a CDS encoding protein kinase c inhibitor-like protein, putative yields the protein MKAIESFKNNFKNIVFNCFIKFSYNNKYLTRAINKKLARMADEEEKALLAAGKDENGSSIFGKIANGEMKVDLVYEDDKVMAFNDINPQAPVHILVIPKNRDGLTRLSKAEEKHKEILGHLMWAVAEIVRRNNLGDFRLVVNNGPEACQSIYYLHLHILAKRQMKWPPG from the exons taatttcaaaaatatcgTATTCAATTGTTTTATCAAATTTTCATACAACAATAAGTATTTGac aagagctataaataaaaaattagccAGAATGGctgatgaagaagaaaaagcaTTATTAGCAGCAGGAAAAGACGAAAATGGATCATCTATTTTTG gaaAAATTGCCAATGGAGAAATGAAAGTAGACCTTGTATATGAAGATGATAag gTTATGGCatttaatgatataaatcCTCAAGCACCAGTTCATATTCTTGTAATACCAAAAAATAGGGATGGATTAACAAGACTTAGTAAGGCAGAGGAAAAACATAAGGAAATTCTTGGACATTTAATGTGGGCG gTTGCCGAAATAGtaagaagaaataatttaGGAGATTTTAGATTAGTAGTAAATAACGGACCAGAAGCTTGTCAGtctatttattatttacacTTACACATTTTAGCTAAAAGACAAATGAAATGGCCACCaggataa
- the RON5 gene encoding rhoptry neck protein 5, putative → MLKYILVIFIWSVYFPSEISNHIHKTLKLKSTKNESKGVQKDKGVSNIENSIMRTVDSVNIVFDPVSKKFVPSNSRKSHIVGGFSQNIPDEEDVEKSKFEKALRFFEKIKDDMMRIGAKINNELDGENFETLEKYTEISAILRESLAAMHSLDVVRNEKSMTFSKYTTEWYAEATLKDKYDTKKSIQKDMKKIIKKEINSKKVSNKKIDASIEKLELDLLMQKFVIENTNVTKLLKEHSKNGGDYLSPMHTDVCGQLGSILASYLFEKTFKKSVNNDLSFFKKYLPLLKFRIQTMIQNGTLLLLEKDIYDSLHSFKNKIAELMNKKFGFNDMCPEKCLNETVNADYSLEEYEKNFKPTNTLQRRGDLTRLLLYYYRDKLFNIEATADFILIILLYLNSATEVSEKGFLDVSIMYTSDKFNLINKTINKSGEKKKGDKINIKKIAPFNFFREESLERSGNEPIFAIDDIIKTCSLLKRSKYFSSLFELTRNLWIDIQNMYSASYGFTESKKVKIGKFVASRIRNVGFLFRWFSNNKPSFKNMNFLVRHFSPLLSISLQLTFFISTMIEQYESSFLRSFSAVLKKIFTLGRSGANPKNYDDLIKFSETNYLLKHNKVDSAQRIISQIVTMLKKKFLSLPYTPTLLAQFVSTILSLWVFENEKDVSLQNSNVSRFKKLFFLTYFVHNDGPVEKAVDIIYNRCKSRTKKIVLGCIHDYGGIEKSKFFGLINRKCKPIRINIKKRSIRKILKVLMSSLSNPLDILKIAVDTATRCDYFYRSPSKEKNKENINKKNYDLFIKSELSLRYICATVTKKIVQKIIKDVSRLKDMNQAQSIIDKTLNSLQYLKIKNHRDESSSITIICPFMEGNDKNIRDLERSQIAYFVFKNIGMLKILKGKVLNLFKKSVSIREGIKSDSSIFIKVGARKFNGLLFTGGYHLNVENSQRDTLHIDFSESRKVYDGRNFVDELSIIKEDGVKKIEMKGINEGYQRIYVLHDGTRLTEFDFAIQNPNANIIVFDGFNYISSRALSIMGLSDERLVWAGDNVGWIAEFALSLISESPVPIFDGHAWVLLDKLSVKSILGEFLPNNVDGNLLASNVTFVILNKNGKQIRIGETPIIDLKYATLTLAGILNFVTKAEKGKDNEIIVHTRIP, encoded by the exons ATgctaaaatatattttagtaatttttatttggtCTGTGTATTTTCCATCGGAAATATCAA acCATATTCATAAAACCCTTAAATTAAAATCAACGAAAAATGAATCAAAAGGAGTTCAGAAAGATAAAG gTGTTAGTAATATTGAAAATTCTATTATGAGAACAGTTGACTCAGTTAATATTGTTTTTGATCCCGTTTCTAAAAAATTTGTTCCTTCAAATTCAAGAAAATCGCATATAGTTG GTGGCTTTAGTCAAAATATACCAGACGAAGAAG acGTTGAAAAAAGCAAATTTGAAAAAg CTCTCcgtttttttgaaaaaataaaagatgatATGATGAGAATTGGTGCCAAAATTAACAATGAATTAGATGGAGAAAATTTTGAAACATTAGAAAAGTACACAGAAATTTCTGCTATATTAAGAGAAAGTTTAGCTGCCATGCATTCATTAGATGTAgtaagaaatgaaaaaagcaTGACTTTCTCaa aatatacAACGGAGTGGTATGCAGAAGCAACgctaaaagataaatatgaTACCaagaaaa gtATACAAAaagatatgaaaaaaattattaagaaagaaataaattcaaaaaaagtctcaaataaaaaaatag ATGCTAGTATTGAGAAACTTGAATTAGACCTTTTAATGCAGAAATTTGTTATTGAAAACACAAAtg taacaaaattattaaaagaacaCAGTAAAAATGGAGGCGATTATTTGTCCCCTATGCATACTGATGTTTGCGGACAATTAg GAAGTATATTAGCAAGTTACTTATTTGAgaaaacatttaaaaaatctgTCAACAATGATTTGAGTTTCTTCAAAAAATATCTTcctcttttaaaatttagaATACAAACTATGATTCAAAATg GAACCCTTTTGCTGTTGGAGAAAGATATATACGATTCTTTACATTCttttaagaataaaattGCCGAACTTAtgaataaaa AATTTGGGTTCAATGATATGTGCCCTGAAAAATGCTTAAATGAAACTGTCAATGCAGATTACAGTTTAgaagaatatgaaaaaaactTTAAGCCCACTAATACATTGCAACGAAGAGGAGAtt taactagattattattatattactatagagataaattatttaatatagaaGCAACAGctgattttattttaataatattacttTATCTTAATTCTGCAACCGAAGTTTCAGAAAAAGGATTTTTAGATGTCAGTATTATGTATACATctgataaatttaatttaataaataaaactatTAATAAAAGTGGAGAg aaaaaaaaaggtgacaaaataaatattaagaaaataGCTCCCTTTAACTTTTTTCGAGAAGAATCACTAGAAAGATCTGGGAATGAACCAATATTTGCTATTgatgatataataaaaacctGCTCATTATTAAAACGCTCAAAGTATTTTAGTTCCTTATTCGAATTAACAAGAAATTTATGGATAGATATTCAAAACATGTATTCAGCTTCTTACGGATTTACTGAAtcaaaaaaagtaaaaattggAAAATTTGTCGCCTCAAGAATTAGAAATGTTGGTTTTTTATTTAGATGGTTTAGCAATAATAAACCTTCATtcaaaaatatgaatttcTTAGTTAGACATTTCTCACCTTTACTTTCTATAAGCTTACAATTaa ctttttttataagtacTATGATTGAACAATATGAATCAAGTTTTTTAAGAAGTTTTTCGGcagttttaaaaaagattttCACTTTAGGTAGAAGTGGAGCAAATCcaaaaaattatgatgatTTAATCAAATTTTCAGAgacaaattatttattaaaacataacaaaGTAGATAGTGCTCAAAGAATAATTAGTCAAATAGTTacaatgttaaaaaaaaaatttttatctcTACCTTATACTCCTACACTACTTGCTCAGTTTGTTTCTACTATCCTTTCTTTATGGGTgtttgaaaatgaaaaagatgtTTCATTACAAAATTCGAATGTATCAAGATTTAAAAAGTTGTTTTTTCTCACATACTTTGTCCata ATGATGGTCCAGTAGAAAAAGCTGttgatataatttataatagatGTAAAAgtagaacaaaaaaaatagttttagGTTGTATACATGATTATGGAGGAatagaaaaaagtaaattctTTGGattaataaatagaaaatgtAAACCTAtaagaattaatattaaaaaacgTAGCATTcgtaaaattttaaaagttcTTATGTCATCTTTATCTAATCCACtggatattttaaaaattgctGTTGATACAGCTACAAGATGTGATTATTTTTATCGTAGTCCAtcaaaggaaaaaaataaagaaaatataaataaaaaaaattatgatttatttattaaatcagAATTATCTCTCCGATACATATGCGCTACCGTGacaa agAAAATTGTTCAAAAGATTATAAAAGATGTTTCACGACTTAAAGATATGAATCAAGCTCAAAGTATAATTGATAAAACATTAAATAGCCttcaatatttaaaaataaaaaatcatagAGATGAAAGTAGCAGTATAACCATTATTTGTCCCTTTATGGAAGGAAacgataaaaatataagagaTTTAGAAAGAAGTCAAATAGCTTATTTTGTTTtca aGAATATCGGTATGCTTAAAATTCTTAAAGGAAAAGTTTTAAACCTCTTTAAGAAATCTGTTTCTATTAGAGAAg gTATTAAATCAGACAGttctattttcataaaaGTTGGAg ctcGAAAATTTAATGGCCTTCTCTTTACCGGGG GATATCATCTAAACGTAGAAAATTCTCAAC GTGATACCCTTCATATTGATTTTTCAGAATCaa ggAAAGTATATGATGGAAGAAATTTCGTTGATGAATTatcaataataaaagaagatg GTGTTAAGAAAATTGAAATGAAAGGAATAAATGAAGGATATCAAA gaaTTTATGTTCTTCATGATGGCACTAGGTTAACTGAATTTGATTTTGCCATTCAGAATCCTAAtg ctAATATAATTGTTTTTGATGGATTCAATTATATTTCATCTCGAGCTCTTAGCATAATGGGATTAAGTGATGAaa gACTTGTTTGGGCTGGAGATAATGTAGGATGGATAGCTGAATTTGCTTTAAGTCTTATTTCAGAAAGTCCAG TACCCATTTTTGATGGTCATGCATGGGTATTACTTGATAAATTAAGTGTCAAGAGTATCTTAG GTGAATTTTTACCAAATAATGTAGACGGAAATTTACTAGCTAGTAATGTTacttttgttattttaaataaaaacggGAAGCAAATTAGGATTGGTGAAACAC CTATTATAGACCTGAAGTATGCAACACTTACGCTAGCAGGTATACTAAATTTTGTTACAAAAgcagaaaaaggaaaagataatgaaataattgtTCATACTAGAATACCATAG